In one Mycobacterium heckeshornense genomic region, the following are encoded:
- a CDS encoding transglycosylase family protein has translation MSGRHRKPTTSSVSVAKIAFTGAVIGGGSVALAGHAAAATDSEWDRVARCESGGNWSINTGNGYQGGLQFTQGTWAAHGGGQYAPSANLATREQQIAVAERVLATQGRGAWPACGGGLSGPTPRSVVAEPAPMEPPADEPAEPPADEPAAPVELAADDQPAPPTEPVAFNAPEPVDEPMAGAEPVEAEAPAEQPVPAPAPAVEPTIDAAAPGDAPEVHEAQAVSYWAVTPAPADPAPGPALPIDPAAAGSAVHDLQVPPQLAPMLDPANMPNTSGLPATAPQNIDPGFLKDLWQAIQAQGINGNSALAALAQQPQALPAQ, from the coding sequence ATGAGTGGACGGCATCGTAAGCCCACGACATCGAGCGTCAGCGTCGCGAAAATCGCATTTACCGGAGCCGTTATCGGCGGCGGCAGCGTGGCTTTGGCGGGCCACGCGGCCGCGGCAACCGACAGCGAGTGGGATCGCGTCGCCCGCTGCGAGTCCGGCGGCAACTGGTCGATCAACACCGGCAACGGCTATCAGGGCGGCCTGCAGTTCACCCAGGGAACCTGGGCCGCCCACGGTGGGGGCCAGTACGCCCCCTCGGCGAACCTCGCCACCCGGGAGCAGCAGATCGCCGTGGCTGAGCGGGTGCTTGCCACTCAGGGCCGGGGGGCCTGGCCGGCATGCGGTGGTGGACTTTCGGGGCCAACGCCACGCAGCGTCGTCGCCGAGCCCGCACCGATGGAGCCGCCGGCCGACGAACCAGCCGAACCGCCGGCCGACGAACCCGCTGCACCGGTTGAGTTGGCCGCCGACGACCAGCCAGCTCCCCCGACGGAACCCGTCGCGTTCAATGCGCCCGAGCCGGTCGACGAACCCATGGCGGGTGCAGAGCCAGTCGAGGCCGAGGCACCAGCCGAACAACCGGTGCCGGCGCCCGCGCCGGCCGTCGAGCCGACGATCGATGCGGCTGCCCCCGGCGACGCGCCGGAAGTGCACGAGGCGCAGGCTGTCTCGTACTGGGCCGTCACCCCGGCCCCGGCCGACCCGGCGCCCGGGCCGGCGCTTCCGATTGATCCGGCCGCTGCAGGCTCGGCGGTGCACGACCTGCAGGTGCCGCCGCAGCTTGCGCCCATGCTCGACCCGGCGAATATGCCCAACACGAGCGGGCTGCCGGCGACGGCGCCGCAGAACATCGATCCCGGCTTTCTCAAAGACCTGTGGCAGGCCATCCAGGCGCAGGGCATCAACGGCAACAGTGCCCTGGCCGCGCTGGCACAGCAACCTCAGGCGCTCCCGGCCCAGTAG
- a CDS encoding MoaD/ThiS family protein: MACEEPGEVRVTVRYFAAARAAAGADSETVSVRPGATVADLVDCLATKNARLAKVLSRCSYLSDGIAVRDTHTALRSGETIDVLPPFAGG; the protein is encoded by the coding sequence ATGGCCTGCGAGGAGCCCGGCGAAGTCCGGGTCACTGTCCGCTATTTCGCGGCGGCACGAGCGGCCGCCGGCGCCGACTCGGAAACGGTTTCCGTGCGGCCCGGTGCCACCGTGGCCGACCTGGTCGACTGCTTGGCCACCAAGAACGCGCGGCTGGCGAAGGTGCTGAGCCGCTGCTCCTATCTGTCCGACGGTATCGCCGTGCGCGACACGCACACCGCACTTCGCTCCGGGGAGACGATCGACGTGCTGCCCCCCTTTGCCGGCGGTTGA
- the moaA gene encoding GTP 3',8-cyclase MoaA: protein MTLTALGLPTLRRRPDSAVMAGDAPTAGPLVDRYGRIATDLRVSLTDRCNLRCTYCMPAEGLDWLPTDQLLRPDELIRLLRIAVTRLGITSVRFTGGEPLLARHLEEVVAAAARLRPRPEIALTTNGLGLARRATALAEAGLDRVNVSLDTVDRARFAAIARRDRLPDVLAGLAAAKAAGLEPIKVNAVLDPATGREDVVELLRFCLEHGYQLRVIEQMPLDAGHQWRRGAALTADDVLAALRPYFRLRPDPAPRGSAPAELWLVEDASGHAGKVGVIASVSHAFCSACDRTRLTADGQIRSCLFATEETDLRTLLRVGADDDAIEAAWRAAMWGKPAGHGINDPGFIQPDRPMSAIGG from the coding sequence GTGACGCTGACCGCGCTGGGACTGCCGACGCTACGCCGCCGGCCTGACAGCGCTGTCATGGCCGGCGATGCGCCGACTGCCGGCCCACTGGTGGACCGCTATGGCCGGATCGCCACCGATCTGCGGGTGTCGCTGACGGACCGGTGCAACTTGCGCTGCACTTACTGCATGCCGGCCGAGGGCTTGGACTGGCTGCCCACCGATCAGCTGCTTCGACCGGACGAGCTGATACGACTGCTGCGCATCGCTGTCACCCGGCTGGGCATCACCAGCGTGCGCTTCACGGGCGGGGAGCCGCTGTTAGCCCGGCACCTCGAAGAGGTGGTGGCCGCCGCGGCGCGTTTGCGGCCCCGGCCTGAGATTGCGCTGACCACCAACGGCCTGGGATTGGCGCGGCGGGCCACAGCGCTCGCCGAAGCCGGCCTGGACCGGGTCAACGTGTCACTGGACACCGTCGACCGCGCCCGCTTCGCCGCGATCGCCCGCCGCGATCGGCTCCCCGATGTGCTGGCCGGCCTGGCCGCCGCGAAGGCCGCCGGGCTGGAGCCGATCAAAGTCAACGCCGTGCTGGATCCGGCGACCGGTCGCGAGGATGTCGTCGAGCTGTTGCGGTTCTGCCTCGAGCACGGCTACCAGCTACGGGTCATCGAGCAGATGCCGCTGGATGCGGGGCACCAGTGGCGCCGGGGGGCCGCGCTCACCGCCGACGACGTGCTCGCGGCGCTGCGCCCGTATTTCCGCTTGCGGCCCGACCCGGCGCCCCGCGGCTCGGCCCCCGCCGAGCTTTGGCTGGTCGAGGACGCATCTGGACACGCCGGAAAGGTCGGGGTGATCGCCTCGGTGTCACACGCCTTTTGCTCGGCCTGTGATCGCACCCGGTTGACCGCTGATGGCCAGATCCGCAGCTGTCTGTTCGCCACCGAGGAGACCGACCTTCGCACCCTGCTGCGCGTTGGCGCCGACGACGACGCGATTGAAGCGGCCTGGCGTGCCGCAATGTGGGGCAAGCCGGCCGGACATGGCATCAACGACCCGGGCTTCATCCAGCCGGACCGTCCGATGAGCGCGATCGGTGGCTGA
- a CDS encoding YccF domain-containing protein, which translates to MRLVLNVIWLIFGGLWLALGYLLAALVCFLLIITIPFGFAALRIASFALWPFGRTIVEKPGAGTGALIGNVIWVVLFGLWLAIGHVVSAAAMAVTIIGIPLALANLKLIPVSLVPLGKEIVPVGATTHAEWVRA; encoded by the coding sequence ATGCGCCTGGTCCTAAACGTCATCTGGTTGATCTTTGGTGGCCTCTGGCTGGCTTTGGGGTACCTGCTGGCTGCGCTGGTGTGCTTCCTTCTGATCATCACCATCCCGTTCGGATTCGCGGCGCTGCGCATCGCGTCCTTTGCGCTGTGGCCATTCGGGCGCACCATTGTCGAGAAGCCGGGAGCGGGGACCGGCGCGCTGATCGGCAACGTCATCTGGGTGGTGCTGTTCGGGCTGTGGCTGGCGATCGGGCATGTGGTGAGCGCCGCGGCGATGGCCGTCACAATCATCGGAATCCCGTTGGCGCTGGCCAATCTCAAGCTGATCCCGGTGTCGCTGGTACCGCTGGGCAAAGAGATCGTGCCGGTCGGCGCGACAACCCACGCGGAGTGGGTGCGCGCGTGA
- a CDS encoding cold-shock protein — MPTGKVKWYDAAKGFGFLSQEDGEDVYVRSSALPEGVEGLKAGQRVEFGVATGRRGPQALSLKIIDPPPSLARARREGAAEHKHSPDELHGMVEDMITLLESTIQPELRKGRYPDRKTARRVSEVVKAVARELDA; from the coding sequence GTGCCGACTGGCAAGGTGAAGTGGTACGACGCCGCAAAAGGGTTCGGCTTCTTGTCGCAGGAAGACGGCGAAGACGTCTATGTCCGCTCCTCGGCCTTGCCCGAGGGGGTTGAAGGCCTCAAGGCGGGACAGCGCGTCGAATTCGGTGTGGCCACCGGTCGCCGCGGCCCGCAGGCGTTGAGCCTCAAGATAATTGATCCGCCGCCCAGCTTGGCCCGGGCGCGCCGCGAGGGGGCCGCCGAGCACAAGCACAGTCCCGACGAACTGCACGGCATGGTCGAGGACATGATCACCTTGCTGGAAAGTACGATCCAGCCCGAGTTGCGCAAGGGCCGCTACCCCGACCGTAAGACGGCCCGGCGGGTCTCCGAGGTGGTCAAGGCGGTCGCCCGCGAGCTCGACGCGTAG
- a CDS encoding acyl-CoA dehydrogenase family protein, translating into MVQQAQVTEEQARAVAEESREAGWEKPSFAKELFLGRFPLELIHPFPRPSDGETARTEEFLGKLREFLRNVDGSVIERDSQIPDEYVKGLAELGCFGMKIPSEYGGLNMSQVAYNRALMMVATVHPSLGALLSAHQSIGVPEPLKLAGTEEQKRRFLPRCAAGAISAFLLTEPDVGSDPARLASTAIPIDDGQAYELDGVKLWTTNGTVADLLVVMARVPKSDGHRGGISAFVVEADSPGITVERRNKFMGLRGIENGVTRLHKVRVPRENLIGREGDGLKIALTTLNAGRLSIPAMATGSAKWSLKIAREWSRERVQWGKPIGKHAAVASKISFIAATCYALEAVLELSGQMADEGRNDIRIEAALAKLWSSEMACVIADELVQIRGGRGYETAESLAARGERAVPVEQAVRDLRINRIFEGSSEIMRLLIAREAVDAHLTAAGDLANPKADFRQKAKAAAGASGFYAKWLPQLVFGEGQLPTSYREFGRLATHLRFVERCARKLARNTFYGMARWQAELEQKQGFLGRIVDIGAELFAMSAACVRAEAQRVADPAQGERAYELADAFCRQATLRVDALLDALWANTDSTDIALASNVLEGRYIWLEEGILDQSEGTGPWIASWEPGASTQANVARRILAVPQS; encoded by the coding sequence ATGGTTCAGCAAGCGCAGGTCACCGAAGAGCAGGCCAGGGCGGTAGCCGAAGAATCCCGCGAAGCCGGATGGGAGAAACCATCATTCGCTAAGGAGCTGTTCCTCGGCCGGTTCCCGCTGGAGTTGATTCACCCGTTTCCCCGGCCATCTGACGGCGAGACCGCACGCACCGAGGAGTTCCTGGGCAAGCTGCGCGAATTTCTCCGAAATGTTGACGGCAGTGTCATCGAGCGTGATTCCCAGATTCCCGACGAGTACGTGAAAGGCCTTGCTGAACTGGGATGTTTCGGCATGAAAATCCCGTCGGAGTACGGCGGGTTGAACATGTCGCAGGTCGCCTACAACCGCGCGCTGATGATGGTCGCGACCGTCCACCCCAGTCTCGGCGCACTGCTTTCGGCGCATCAGTCGATCGGGGTCCCCGAACCACTCAAGCTTGCCGGGACCGAGGAACAGAAGCGCAGGTTCTTGCCGCGATGCGCCGCCGGGGCAATCTCGGCGTTTCTGCTCACCGAACCGGACGTCGGCTCGGACCCGGCGCGGCTGGCGTCGACCGCGATACCGATTGACGACGGGCAGGCCTACGAACTCGACGGGGTCAAGCTGTGGACCACCAACGGCACGGTTGCCGACCTGCTGGTGGTCATGGCCCGGGTGCCCAAGAGCGACGGACACCGGGGCGGCATCAGCGCCTTCGTCGTTGAGGCCGATTCACCCGGCATCACCGTGGAGCGGCGCAACAAATTCATGGGATTGCGCGGCATCGAAAACGGTGTGACCAGGCTGCACAAAGTCCGAGTCCCCCGGGAAAACCTGATCGGCCGCGAGGGCGACGGACTCAAGATCGCGCTGACCACGCTCAACGCCGGCCGGCTGTCCATACCCGCGATGGCGACCGGCTCGGCGAAGTGGTCGCTGAAAATCGCCCGGGAATGGTCCCGCGAACGGGTGCAGTGGGGCAAGCCGATCGGCAAGCATGCCGCGGTCGCCAGCAAGATCTCGTTCATCGCCGCCACCTGCTACGCGCTCGAGGCGGTGCTCGAGCTCTCGGGTCAGATGGCCGACGAAGGCCGCAACGACATCCGCATCGAGGCGGCGCTGGCTAAATTGTGGTCCAGCGAGATGGCCTGCGTGATCGCCGACGAGCTGGTGCAGATACGCGGTGGTCGCGGCTACGAGACAGCCGAGTCGCTGGCCGCACGGGGGGAACGTGCGGTGCCGGTGGAGCAGGCGGTGCGCGATCTGCGGATCAACCGCATCTTCGAAGGATCCAGCGAGATCATGCGGTTGCTCATCGCTCGCGAAGCAGTCGACGCCCACCTGACCGCCGCAGGTGATCTCGCCAACCCCAAAGCCGATTTCCGGCAGAAAGCCAAGGCGGCGGCCGGCGCCAGCGGATTTTATGCAAAGTGGCTGCCGCAGCTGGTTTTCGGCGAAGGGCAGCTGCCCACAAGCTATCGCGAATTCGGCAGGCTGGCGACACATCTGCGGTTCGTCGAACGCTGCGCGCGCAAGCTGGCCCGCAACACGTTCTATGGAATGGCGCGCTGGCAAGCCGAATTAGAGCAAAAGCAGGGTTTCCTCGGGCGCATTGTGGACATCGGCGCCGAGCTGTTCGCCATGTCGGCAGCGTGCGTGCGGGCGGAGGCCCAACGGGTCGCCGATCCGGCCCAAGGCGAACGGGCCTACGAACTGGCCGACGCGTTTTGCCGGCAGGCCACGCTTCGGGTGGACGCCTTGCTCGACGCGTTATGGGCCAACACCGACAGCACCGATATCGCACTGGCAAGCAACGTCCTCGAGGGCCGCTATATCTGGCTGGAGGAAGGGATCCTGGACCAATCCGAGGGCACCGGACCGTGGATCGCTTCCTGGGAGCCGGGCGCGTCTACCCAGGCCAACGTGGCGCGCCGGATTCTGGCGGTACCGCAGAGCTGA
- a CDS encoding glutathione S-transferase family protein, producing MSSYVAEAGEFTRDTDYIGTRITADGRDGYPVEPGRYRLIVARACPWANRAIIVRRLLGLEPVVSIGFCSPIHDERSWTFDLDPGGVDPVLKIPRLRDAYLKRFPDYPKGITVPAIVDIPSGAVVTNDFAQITLDFSTEWAAYHRDGAPRLYPEPLRTEIDEVNKRVYTEINNGVYRCGFAGSQQAYEAAYDRLFSALDWLTERLSGQRYLVGDTITEADVRLFTTLVRFDAVYHGHFKCNRQKLTELPVLWAYARDLFQTPGFGDTVDFVQIKRHYYVVHRDINPTGIVPKGPQLASWLTPHGREALGGRPFGDGTPPGPPVEAERVPAGHGAGG from the coding sequence GTGAGCTCCTACGTCGCCGAAGCCGGTGAGTTCACCCGCGACACCGACTACATCGGCACCCGCATCACCGCCGACGGACGCGACGGGTACCCGGTCGAACCCGGTCGGTATCGACTCATCGTCGCCCGGGCATGCCCATGGGCCAACCGCGCGATCATTGTGCGACGTTTGCTCGGACTCGAACCTGTTGTCTCCATTGGGTTTTGCAGCCCTATCCACGACGAGCGCAGCTGGACTTTCGATCTTGATCCCGGCGGCGTCGACCCCGTGCTCAAGATCCCGCGGCTGCGTGATGCCTACCTCAAACGCTTCCCCGACTATCCGAAGGGCATTACCGTCCCGGCGATCGTCGATATACCCAGCGGAGCCGTCGTCACCAACGATTTCGCACAAATCACACTGGACTTCTCCACCGAGTGGGCCGCATATCACCGCGATGGCGCGCCGCGGCTCTATCCCGAGCCCTTGCGGACCGAGATCGACGAGGTGAACAAGCGGGTCTACACCGAGATCAACAACGGGGTGTACCGGTGCGGGTTCGCCGGTTCGCAGCAGGCCTACGAAGCGGCCTATGACAGGTTGTTCAGCGCACTGGATTGGTTAACTGAGCGGCTGTCCGGTCAGCGTTATCTGGTGGGCGACACCATCACCGAAGCCGACGTACGGCTGTTCACCACGCTGGTGCGCTTCGACGCGGTCTATCACGGACATTTCAAATGCAATCGCCAAAAACTCACCGAGCTGCCGGTGCTGTGGGCTTATGCGCGTGACCTGTTTCAGACGCCAGGCTTCGGCGACACCGTCGACTTTGTCCAAATCAAACGGCACTACTACGTCGTGCACCGCGACATCAACCCCACCGGCATCGTGCCGAAGGGCCCGCAGCTGGCCAGCTGGCTGACGCCGCATGGCCGGGAAGCTCTGGGCGGCAGGCCATTTGGTGATGGGACGCCGCCCGGGCCGCCGGTTGAGGCCGAGCGAGTGCCCGCCGGTCATGGTGCGGGCGGCTAG
- a CDS encoding MFS transporter gives MSQNWCVSGRRRDHTGVGRAAAPGRRPGSRPVGEHPGMANYPADDAGDRRLHRPPPMPSANRYLPPLLHRDPETRGGPAPPRGTPPGERVTVTRAAAQRSREMGSRMYWLVQRAATADGADKSGLTALTWPVVANFAVDSAMAVALANTLFFAAATGESKARVALYLLITIAPFAVVAPLIGPALDRLQHGRRVALALSFVLRTALAVLLIMNYDSATGSFPPWVLYPSALAMMVLSKSFSVLRSAVTPRVMPPTIDLVRVNSRLTVFGLLGGTIVGGGIASGIEFLFTHLFGLPGALFFIVAVTVTGAWLSMRIPRWVEVTTGEVPTTLSYRVRAGQGRRSWAQEVKRASGALRQPLGRNIITALWGNCTIKVMVGFLFLYPAFVAKAHEASAWVQVGMLGLIGAAAGLGNFAGNFASARLQLGRPAALVVRCTVAVAAAALAAAVAGNLLMAAIATLITSGASAIGKASLDASLQDDLPEESRASAFGRSESTLQLAWVLGGALGVMVYTELWVGFTAVTALLILGLAQTVVSYHGDSLIPGFGGNRPVMVEQEGGRRGPDPAVAWD, from the coding sequence ATGAGCCAGAATTGGTGTGTGTCTGGGCGTCGGCGTGATCACACCGGCGTTGGCCGCGCGGCTGCTCCTGGCCGTCGGCCCGGTTCCCGACCGGTCGGCGAGCATCCCGGCATGGCCAACTATCCCGCCGACGACGCCGGCGATCGGCGGCTGCACCGTCCGCCGCCGATGCCCAGCGCCAACCGCTACCTGCCGCCACTGCTGCACCGCGATCCGGAAACGCGCGGCGGTCCCGCACCGCCCCGCGGCACGCCGCCCGGTGAACGGGTTACCGTTACGCGGGCCGCGGCACAGCGCAGCCGCGAAATGGGTTCGCGGATGTATTGGCTCGTGCAACGCGCCGCCACCGCGGACGGCGCCGACAAATCCGGGCTGACCGCGCTCACGTGGCCGGTAGTGGCGAACTTCGCGGTCGATTCCGCGATGGCCGTCGCACTTGCCAACACCTTGTTCTTCGCGGCGGCCACGGGCGAGAGCAAAGCCCGGGTTGCGCTGTACCTGCTGATCACTATCGCGCCGTTCGCCGTTGTCGCGCCGCTGATCGGCCCGGCGCTGGATCGGCTGCAGCACGGTCGCCGGGTCGCGCTCGCGCTGTCGTTCGTGCTGCGCACGGCGCTGGCGGTGCTGCTGATCATGAACTACGACAGCGCCACCGGCAGCTTCCCGCCGTGGGTGCTGTACCCTTCGGCGCTGGCCATGATGGTGCTGTCGAAGTCATTCAGTGTCTTGCGCAGCGCGGTGACGCCGCGGGTGATGCCGCCCACCATCGACCTGGTGCGCGTGAATTCCCGGTTGACGGTGTTCGGTCTGCTCGGCGGCACCATTGTGGGAGGGGGCATCGCAAGCGGGATCGAGTTTTTATTCACCCACCTATTCGGCTTGCCGGGCGCATTGTTCTTCATCGTCGCGGTCACCGTAACGGGTGCCTGGTTGTCGATGCGGATTCCGCGCTGGGTCGAGGTGACCACCGGTGAGGTTCCCACCACGTTGAGCTATCGCGTCCGCGCCGGCCAAGGGCGCCGAAGCTGGGCCCAGGAGGTCAAGAGAGCCAGCGGTGCACTGCGACAACCGTTGGGCCGCAACATAATTACTGCATTGTGGGGGAACTGCACGATCAAGGTGATGGTGGGTTTCCTGTTTTTGTACCCGGCGTTCGTCGCCAAGGCGCATGAAGCCAGCGCGTGGGTGCAGGTGGGCATGCTCGGCCTGATCGGCGCCGCGGCCGGGCTCGGAAACTTCGCCGGCAACTTCGCCAGCGCGCGTCTGCAGTTGGGCAGGCCCGCCGCACTCGTGGTGCGCTGCACCGTGGCGGTTGCTGCTGCGGCGCTGGCGGCAGCGGTGGCCGGCAACCTGTTAATGGCCGCGATTGCCACCCTGATCACCTCTGGCGCTAGCGCGATCGGGAAGGCGTCGCTGGACGCCTCGCTGCAGGACGATCTGCCCGAGGAGTCGCGGGCCTCGGCGTTCGGGCGATCGGAGTCCACCCTGCAGCTGGCGTGGGTGCTGGGCGGCGCGCTGGGTGTGATGGTATACACCGAACTGTGGGTCGGTTTCACCGCGGTGACCGCGCTGTTGATCCTCGGCCTGGCGCAAACTGTCGTCAGCTACCACGGTGATTCGCTCATCCCGGGCTTCGGAGGCAATCGGCCCGTCATGGTCGAGCAGGAAGGTGGGCGCCGCGGGCCCGACCCGGCGGTGGCGTGGGACTGA
- a CDS encoding DUF3027 domain-containing protein — MTARTEEAAITEWSQEVAALLTGAVDQARAAIEEFSGPESVGDYLGVSYEDPAAATHRFLAHLPGYRGWQWAVVVAAYPGADHATISEVVLVPGPTALLAPEWVPWDQRIRPGDLGPGDLLAAPPDDPRLVPGYAATGDPQVDEVAVELGLGRRRVMSAWGRAQAAQRWHDGEYGPNSPMARSTKRVCRDCGFYLPLAGSLGRMFGVCGNEMSADGHVVDAEYGCGAHSDTPAPAGGGTPMYDPYDDGVLDITETPADG; from the coding sequence GTGACCGCACGCACCGAAGAAGCCGCAATCACCGAGTGGTCCCAAGAGGTGGCCGCGCTTCTCACCGGCGCGGTCGACCAGGCCCGCGCCGCGATCGAGGAGTTCAGCGGTCCGGAATCGGTGGGTGACTATCTCGGCGTCAGCTACGAAGATCCCGCCGCCGCGACCCACCGGTTCTTGGCGCATCTGCCCGGCTATCGGGGATGGCAGTGGGCGGTCGTGGTGGCCGCGTATCCGGGCGCCGATCACGCGACGATCAGTGAAGTGGTCCTGGTTCCTGGCCCGACCGCGCTGCTGGCACCCGAATGGGTGCCCTGGGACCAGCGGATCAGGCCCGGAGACCTGGGACCCGGTGACCTGCTGGCAGCGCCACCCGACGACCCGCGACTGGTGCCCGGCTACGCCGCCACCGGTGACCCGCAGGTCGACGAAGTCGCCGTCGAACTCGGCCTGGGGCGCCGGCGCGTGATGAGTGCTTGGGGTCGCGCGCAAGCGGCCCAACGCTGGCACGACGGCGAGTACGGTCCCAACTCGCCGATGGCGCGCTCCACCAAACGGGTGTGCCGCGACTGCGGCTTCTACCTGCCGTTGGCCGGTTCGCTGGGCAGGATGTTCGGGGTCTGCGGCAACGAGATGTCTGCCGACGGGCATGTCGTGGACGCCGAGTACGGCTGCGGCGCGCACTCCGACACCCCAGCTCCCGCGGGCGGCGGCACGCCGATGTATGACCCGTACGACGACGGGGTGCTCGACATCACCGAGACACCGGCAGACGGCTAG
- a CDS encoding SRPBCC family protein, whose translation MAAPLLQAQVDIKAPAAKVWKLISDLRRMPQWSPQCRWMRPLGPVRPGTRTLNFNRRDKLFWPTTCTLTEVIPEKKLAFRVNANGTIWSYELEPTNEGTRVIESRHAENGVKPISTMTVKALFGGVDSFERELLDGMNTSLANIKAAAESG comes from the coding sequence ATGGCAGCGCCGTTGTTGCAAGCCCAAGTCGACATCAAGGCACCCGCCGCCAAGGTGTGGAAGCTGATATCCGATTTGCGCCGTATGCCGCAGTGGAGCCCGCAGTGCCGATGGATGAGACCACTCGGTCCAGTGCGTCCGGGTACCCGCACGCTCAACTTCAACCGACGCGACAAGCTGTTCTGGCCCACCACGTGCACGCTCACCGAAGTCATCCCGGAAAAGAAGCTGGCGTTCCGCGTCAACGCCAACGGCACCATCTGGAGCTACGAGCTCGAGCCGACGAACGAGGGAACAAGGGTGATCGAGAGCCGGCACGCCGAGAACGGCGTCAAGCCCATCTCGACCATGACGGTCAAGGCGTTGTTCGGCGGCGTGGACAGTTTCGAACGTGAGCTTCTCGACGGTATGAACACGTCGCTGGCCAACATCAAGGCCGCGGCCGAGAGCGGCTAG
- a CDS encoding DUF2530 domain-containing protein yields the protein MSRQGLEPPPLPPGLLEVWPVIGVGALGWLTATIAAFVVPALETWRPVTVAGLATGLLGTGIFLWQRDAVRRGARGAQTGLEHHRPQ from the coding sequence ATGTCTCGCCAGGGTCTCGAACCGCCGCCGCTTCCCCCTGGGTTGCTTGAAGTGTGGCCGGTGATCGGCGTGGGCGCGCTGGGGTGGCTGACCGCGACGATCGCGGCCTTCGTGGTGCCCGCCCTCGAGACGTGGCGGCCGGTGACGGTAGCAGGGTTGGCCACCGGGCTCCTCGGCACGGGTATCTTCCTGTGGCAGCGCGACGCCGTGCGCCGTGGGGCACGGGGCGCGCAAACCGGCCTGGAACATCACCGGCCGCAGTGA
- a CDS encoding MarR family winged helix-turn-helix transcriptional regulator, whose translation MIDSDTRLASDLSLAVMRLARQLRFRRPQSPVSLSQLSALATLDKEGPMTPGALAERERVRPPSMTRVIASLAELGFVERTAHPVDGRQVLVSVSAAGVDLLESERRASREWLAQRLASLGSAERDTLRTAADLMLALVDESP comes from the coding sequence GTGATAGACAGCGATACGCGGCTGGCTAGCGATTTGTCGTTGGCGGTCATGCGGCTGGCGCGCCAATTGCGGTTTCGGCGTCCGCAGTCGCCGGTGTCGCTGTCACAACTGTCGGCGCTGGCCACGCTGGACAAAGAAGGCCCGATGACACCGGGCGCGCTGGCCGAACGAGAACGCGTCCGGCCGCCGTCGATGACCCGGGTGATCGCCTCGCTCGCCGAGCTGGGTTTCGTGGAGCGCACCGCACACCCGGTCGACGGCCGCCAGGTGCTGGTGTCGGTGTCTGCTGCCGGCGTGGACCTGTTGGAGTCGGAACGTCGCGCCAGCAGGGAGTGGCTCGCGCAGCGGCTCGCGTCGCTGGGCAGCGCCGAGCGTGACACGCTACGCACGGCGGCCGACCTGATGTTGGCGCTGGTCGACGAAAGTCCGTGA
- a CDS encoding TrmH family RNA methyltransferase, giving the protein MSASRFAAIDVVDVTDPDDPRVDDFRDLNSVDRRPDLPSGKGLVIAEGVLVVRRMLASRFTPLALLGTDRRLAELQADLAGVAAPYYRVSAEVMARVVGFHLNRGVLAAARRVPEPDVAQVIDEARTVAVLEGVNDHENLGSIFRNAAGLGVDAVVFGSGCADPLYRRAVRVSMGHALLVPYARATDWPAELKMLREHGFRLLAMTPNEHAQPLPAAMAQLCDQQVAILVGAEGAGLSEKAMRGCDLRVRIPMSRGTDSLNVATAAALAFYERARLAP; this is encoded by the coding sequence GTGAGCGCCAGCCGCTTCGCGGCCATCGACGTAGTGGATGTCACTGATCCCGACGACCCGCGCGTCGACGACTTCCGCGACCTCAACAGCGTGGACCGCCGTCCCGATCTGCCGAGCGGCAAGGGGCTGGTGATCGCCGAGGGCGTCCTGGTGGTGCGGCGCATGCTGGCATCCCGGTTCACGCCGCTGGCCCTGCTCGGCACCGACCGCCGGCTCGCCGAACTCCAGGCCGACCTGGCCGGGGTGGCAGCGCCGTACTACCGGGTGTCCGCCGAGGTGATGGCCCGGGTGGTCGGCTTCCATCTCAATCGTGGCGTGCTGGCCGCGGCGCGCCGGGTACCGGAGCCAGACGTCGCACAAGTTATCGACGAGGCCCGCACGGTCGCGGTGCTCGAAGGAGTGAACGACCACGAAAACCTGGGCTCGATCTTCCGCAACGCGGCCGGGCTTGGCGTCGACGCCGTGGTCTTCGGCAGCGGCTGCGCCGATCCGCTCTACCGTCGCGCGGTACGGGTATCCATGGGTCACGCGCTCCTGGTGCCATACGCCCGCGCCACCGACTGGCCGGCCGAGCTAAAGATGCTGCGCGAACACGGCTTTCGCTTGCTGGCCATGACTCCCAACGAACACGCCCAGCCGTTGCCCGCAGCGATGGCGCAGCTGTGCGACCAGCAAGTCGCCATCCTGGTGGGAGCCGAGGGCGCCGGCCTGAGCGAAAAAGCGATGCGCGGCTGCGACCTGCGGGTGCGCATCCCGATGTCCCGCGGCACCGACTCACTCAACGTCGCCACCGCGGCCGCGCTCGCCTTCTACGAACGCGCTAGGCTCGCGCCGTGA